The genomic DNA CTGAATACTTTAATTTGAAACATTTAAGTTTTCGAAATGTGGTTGAGAagatatttattgtttaaaaaataTTTCCTATATTAACCCTACCTTAGTATAACATAAAGAAACAATATTAGATCATACTAACATGTTGCATAATTCATAACTTCAATCAGAATTGAAATCTTTCATAATTCAAATAGTACATGAAAGAATGAGATTTTAATAATCTTAATGACATAAATTCGAATTCACATGATTATGAACTCGGTTAATAACCAACAGATGATGATAAAAGcgaatattaaatattaaagagAGAATGACCCAATAAATATGAATTagaacaattaaataaaattacatatgatgtttattttttattttttagtaatATTATTATCAACTATTTTTTAGACTTACACACaaatatttgattttaattttttgtttcttgtttaaaattatttttatcatactaattataaaacatgacataaaaattacgatataatttcattttatcaaTCAAACAATTCAAATATAGTGTATCCAAAATGTCtaattattttcaataataatattattttactaAGAAATCAATCCAATTGCAATTGGCTTGTAAGGAAACTATTAAAAGGACTGAGTTAATATTCTTAATTTTCGCAAGTGGTAGTTAACATTAACATACTGCAGGAAAAAAAAAGTAATTCAAAGCACCCAAAGATAAATCTTTATGTCCCCGTTAGGGTTCTGCTTAGGGTTTCTTCACTTCTTTTCATTTTCCTTCAGACTTCACCAAAGTGAGAAAATGACTTCCCCGTTTTCCTTTCCTTGACTTCTCCATCTTTCTACTTTAAAACCCAAAGCCCCAAAAgagtttttcattttcttttcttataaCCCTCAAAAAAAATTTTCTTATTGGAGAGAGCTTTTGATAGGATATGAATATGGAGGCAAGAGTTGGGGTGGTGGTAGAAGGAGGGCAAAGGGCTTTGAATTCAGCCCATGGAGCTGTTGTTGATGCTGGGGCTAGAAAGTTTTTACAGCAGCAGCAGCAACAACAACATGAGCATTCTTCAAAACAGGGCTTGAATCCGCAGATTGGGACTGTTCAACAGCTTCTTGCTGGTGGTATTGCTGGTGCTTTTAGCAAGACTTGTACGGCTCCTCTTGCTCGTTTAACCATCTTATTTCAGGTCTGGTTTATAGTTGCTCTTTTAGTTTATTAAAAATTCTTATTCTTTTGTTGAATTTGAGCGGTAATCTGATCTGGGTATTTGGTTCTTCATTGCTATTTCCCGTTTAAGTGAGGGTGGAGATTGGGGAAACGGGTTTGTGAGGCTTTTTTAAAGGAAAATTGTACCTTTTTAGTTGTATTTTGAAGGTTTCGGTTTTGAGAAATGAGGTAAAAGATGCAGAAGATTATATTATACATCGATTTTAGATGCTTGGGATGTTAATGTTTTGTCTGTTTATTCGGGTTTCTTTTGTTGGAAATAGGTTCACTAAAACAGTCAGTATTTTTTCTCAcaagaaatttaattttaatggATTTGGATTTTGGATTAAAACGATTCTCAAAATGAATAATGGTGTAGGCATAGGGGTAATAGTGTCACATTTTGCGTGGAGTAACAGAATAATGGTGGCAGCTTAATGAATATGAATAATACGTCATGAATTTGCATACTTTTTCTTGCTGTTATATTATGCTGGAATACTTTCTACCTTAACCTTGAATGCTGATGATTTCTTCTCTTCTCAGGTCCAAGGAATGCAGTCAGATGTATCAGCATTGAGCAAGGCTAGCATATGGCGTGAGGCTTCTCGCATTATTAATGAAGAAGGGTTCAAAGCTTTTTGGAAAGGCAATCTGGTTACCATTGCTCATCGTCTTCCCTACACTGCAGTCAACTTCTATGCCTATGAACGCTACAAGAGTGTATATGTTTTTTTTCCCTTCTAAATGATCATTTTCGTTTTTCCCAATAATGTTTTCCAATTCACTCGTTCCTTCTTTTTTGCAGTTTCTGCAGTCTGCCCTCTGCTTGGAAAATCAAAGGGTAAAAGCTGGTGCTGATCTTGGTGTGCACTTTGTAGGCGGTGGGTTGGCTGGAATGACTGCTGCCTCTGCTACATATCCATTGGATCTTGTAAGGACGCGTCTTGCAGCCCAGGTAATTGAGTTAGGCACTTGCATTTGCCATTGCCTATGCTTTTGACAAAGATTTTATATGTTGTATTGCTTCCATTTTCTTTTATATTGAGTTTATACTTTTTTCTTATCCTTCATTTCAACTATTCTTCTGAACTCTGCAGAGAAACACAATATACTACAGGGGCATTTGTCATGCCTTTCATACCATTTGCAGAGAAGAGGGATTTTTCGGCTTGTATAAAGGACTTGGAGCAACATTATTGGTATATAGACTATTTTGCTTTAATTATTAGTTTCTTATCTCATTGTCTCTAATTGCTGCTGCAATGCAATGTGTGATGCAGGGTGTTGGACCAAGTATAGCTATAAGCTTTTCAGTATATGAATCTTTGAGATCTTATTGGCAATTACAAAGGTAAAAATTCTTATTTTCAGTATATAGAAATTTTCTTAGTGTGCTAAGGCTGTAACCTGTTTGGAATTCCTCTGATTTTGCTTTAGGCCTGATGATTCCACTATTATGGTTAGTCTTGCTTGTGGCAGCCTCTCAGGCATTGCATCATCAACAGGTCAGTAATCTGCAAGTGCAACCCTGCTTTTTGGTTTGACTCTGTTCACTAAATTTTGGTACTGTTGAGTTAATGGGCTTCTTTTCCCTTGGTTGAACGGATTATGGTTTTCCACAATAAATGTTTTTGGTACTTATTTTCTCAAGTTGACACGTCCCAATGGTTTTATAATATGTTTTCACAGATAATTTCTCATCTCTGCATGACTTTTTTCCCTCACTGATGATATGCAGCTACGTTTCCTGTTGATCTCGTGAGGAGACGCATGCAATTGGAAGGGGCTGCAGGGCGAGCTCGTGTTTACAAAACTGGGTTGGCTGGGACTTTCACGCATATAATCCATTCGGAAGGTCTTCGTGGCTTGTACAGAGGGATTCTGCCTGAATACTACAAGGTGGTTCCTGGTGTAGGCATTGTCTTCATGACCTACGAAACATTGAAGATGCTTCTATCAAGCATCCCAACCGGTTATTAGCTTAAGTTCGGTTAATCATCTTAGTCAATTTGGTTCTCAAGAAGACAAGGAACCCCGAAAGAAATGGTAGAAAAGTGAAAGCAGTCAGTTAAACATAGAAAAGATAGGAAAACAAATGGTTCTTTACTTGTTTCTACTGTATTAGATGTGAAACCTGGGTGGTAAATTTTGCAGTTTGCTGCCATGGGCATTTTTGTTTATTGTATAGGTAATTGGCACTGCAAGAGTGAAGATAAGTGTAATAACTACCTAGTTTCAGCACACTTAGGCCTTAACATTTAGTTAATTAACAATTATTGATGATCATGCCATCATCGCAGTTTTGTATGCGACTTTTTTGTTAACTGCCCTCGTGCAGGTTGACAGTGTTCGATTCCTTTGTATTTGAATGATTAAAGTACAAGCGGTGTGGACAGTGGAGAAAAGCTGTGTGATTAATTTCTATATAGAAAATGAAATGTGGTTCGATGTTATGTGTTAGAGATTAACTGTAGGAATCAATTACGGATCTTGATGTAACTACAAAGTCATGTAAGAATAGCATTTACTCTGTTCCATTTATTTGGCTTCTTGAATTTGAACTTGGAAGGAAGCATTACAAGCTTTTTTGTCGACAATGGAAGCCATTGTTTTATACTATTTTCTTCCTTGTCGGTGATTGGAGGGCCTGGCATGAACAAGGAGGACCACTAGGTTACATGCATAATAGCGACATAACATTGTAGCCAAGTGTCGGGACGAATTTGTTAGCATAAGATGCATACAGGTGGAAAGTAAGCATGGAATTTATTCCCTACTGAAGTTGCTTTGCTTATTTTAGCAGAAAATACAGAAGAATGCTTTCTAGGCTTCTACCAGGTCGTGAAATCATTAGATGGATGGTCCATTTTGTAGTCTGCCAGGGTCGCATATGGATATAATATTCTCCAAGGGAAGGAAAATCCTGGTGAAGCCAACAGATTGTGTGCCTGTTTGGTTGGTTCCAAAGCATTCAAAATTTTCATAGCCTCACAGAGGAGTTAATAAGCAAACcgggatttttttttttacggtTTTGTCCACGAAAGGCAGTTCACTTGTATTCCAAAACCAATTTGAGGAACTATTGTGTATTGATCATAAATAAACTGCTTGTTTGAGGGGGCTTGGAATGCATCATTCACATATCTTTTAATAGCCAAACAAGTAATTGGTGAGATGGGGACAGTAAGTAAGGTGCCTTTCAATGGCCAAGAGAATAGAATATGCTAAGCACATAAAGCCGATTGAGACCATCAAAACCAGATACTACACGTAATGTGGTCAAGTCTTTTCCTGTGCAACAGTTTATTATGTTCGATAGAGAGAGCTATAGAACCCCAAACGAGAAGATGTGTTCATAAAGCTCAAGATTCTTCAATTGAAAATGGAAGCTTCAAGCAgactatatatataaaaaaaacactTCTCTTGTTTCGTAGTGATAGGTTTTGGGGAAAAGAAAGTAGTCATGGAAGATCTATTAGTCATGAGGAAATAAGCAGTCAAGATCAGTACTCCATCATTTTCTATGTAAAGTAAGGCCATCATTGGTTTAAGCAGAACAGAATCAAACCATGATTCGAATTGGAGCAC from Gossypium arboreum isolate Shixiya-1 chromosome 9, ASM2569848v2, whole genome shotgun sequence includes the following:
- the LOC108454397 gene encoding uncharacterized protein LOC108454397; translation: MNMEARVGVVVEGGQRALNSAHGAVVDAGARKFLQQQQQQQHEHSSKQGLNPQIGTVQQLLAGGIAGAFSKTCTAPLARLTILFQVQGMQSDVSALSKASIWREASRIINEEGFKAFWKGNLVTIAHRLPYTAVNFYAYERYKSFLQSALCLENQRVKAGADLGVHFVGGGLAGMTAASATYPLDLVRTRLAAQRNTIYYRGICHAFHTICREEGFFGLYKGLGATLLGVGPSIAISFSVYESLRSYWQLQRPDDSTIMVSLACGSLSGIASSTATFPVDLVRRRMQLEGAAGRARVYKTGLAGTFTHIIHSEGLRGLYRGILPEYYKVVPGVGIVFMTYETLKMLLSSIPTGY